TTCGATTGGGGCTGTCTTTGAAGCGGCGACGATCGTCGGCGTGCCGCTGTTTGATCCGCATCAGGAGAGCGGCCGCACGCTGCGCGATCTGCGGAACGTCTTAGCCCACGACACAGCGCGCCGGCTGACACTTCTGCCAAAGAAGGTTCGGACAAGCGCGAAGGTGGTCAAAGATGACTTCTAGCGCGCGCCTCGACGAAGCCTATGTGTGGATTTGGCTGCCCGGCGAGACCGCGCCTGTGGTTGCCGGCCTGCTGTCGCGTGACGGCGAAGATCTCGTCTTCAATTACGGCCGTTCTTATCTCGAACGCGACAACCGCATCGCGATCTACGAGCCG
The DNA window shown above is from Caulobacter sp. FWC26 and carries:
- a CDS encoding helix-turn-helix transcriptional regulator — encoded protein: MPKPADRAYSRSALEGIALLGQLIRIGRIERKLTAQDLAARAGISRALLYRIEQGDPACSIGAVFEAATIVGVPLFDPHQESGRTLRDLRNVLAHDTARRLTLLPKKVRTSAKVVKDDF